One window from the genome of Deltaproteobacteria bacterium encodes:
- a CDS encoding VWA domain-containing protein has protein sequence MLDGWTFTLLGYKARLLHPEYGLLLAAVVFGGIALFLAAVGHAARVRRIIPTRLMPRVLPGYSPARRYLRLGSGLFSGVLISLALMQPQCGSGSELARKVGIDVVVALDVSRSMLARDVKPSRLDRARLELTDLIDHLDGDRFGLVIFAGTAFVQCPMTTDYAAAKLFLRAVDASQMPTQGTNLSAALGAAAQLLSSREGARGKVVILLTDGEDHSGRALEAAKTLAETGARIFTVGIGSPGGEPIPIVSKHGDIIGYKKDDAGNTILSRLDEEGLKALAEAGKGVYVAAGTAGAGIDQVIERMEEMEKTEFEARLTTRYEDQSAVFLVPAFLFLVLSMIIRPGSRPRPPVAARGGQAAKPAARGAKAAALLPFLLLASAPLLGGWRLLESEDPAVEAGNQAYARGDYDDAVKAYDDALGRLSRPEEGEARARVQFNKGTALAAKGEMDSARKELQAALAGADDGLKATDFYNLGTGLLTTGDPKGAADAFIRSLQIDPANAAARHNLELALRALKKEEQPPEKQDESSDQKEQQESEQSQDESDQQQEKEQAEQKEEQEGEGQEQQDEQDSQGEQQDESEGQSKEQEQDAEQEGQDDQSREQQEGEQGDQQQQEQQGEGEQQEKGQPEQGGGQEESARQQQQEEQQGESPRPDPEEQEGEPMEVKEAQAGEEGGDQKAPAKGAIASEEAERILDALSRGEKPLQMQLFRVGEYEEEEPLPGGKDW, from the coding sequence ATGCTCGACGGCTGGACCTTCACCCTGCTGGGCTACAAGGCGCGCCTGCTCCACCCGGAGTACGGCCTGCTGCTGGCCGCCGTCGTCTTCGGCGGCATCGCCCTCTTCCTGGCGGCGGTGGGCCACGCCGCGCGGGTGCGGCGGATCATCCCGACGCGCCTGATGCCCAGGGTGCTGCCCGGCTACTCCCCGGCCCGGCGCTACCTGCGCCTGGGCTCCGGGCTCTTCTCCGGGGTGCTGATCTCCCTGGCCCTCATGCAGCCGCAGTGCGGCAGCGGCAGCGAGCTGGCCCGCAAGGTGGGCATCGACGTGGTGGTGGCCCTCGACGTCTCCCGCTCGATGCTCGCCCGGGACGTGAAGCCCTCCCGCCTCGACCGGGCCCGGCTGGAGCTCACCGACCTCATCGACCACCTCGACGGGGATCGCTTCGGCCTGGTGATCTTCGCCGGCACGGCCTTCGTGCAGTGCCCGATGACCACGGACTACGCCGCGGCCAAGCTCTTCCTCCGGGCGGTGGACGCCTCCCAGATGCCCACCCAGGGCACCAACCTCTCGGCGGCCCTCGGCGCGGCGGCCCAGCTCCTCTCCTCCCGGGAGGGGGCGAGGGGGAAGGTGGTGATCCTCCTGACCGACGGCGAGGACCACAGCGGCCGGGCCCTGGAGGCGGCGAAGACGCTGGCGGAGACGGGCGCGCGGATCTTCACGGTGGGCATCGGCTCGCCCGGCGGCGAGCCCATCCCCATCGTCTCCAAGCACGGCGATATCATCGGCTACAAGAAGGACGACGCCGGCAACACGATCCTCTCCCGCCTGGACGAGGAGGGGCTGAAGGCGCTGGCCGAGGCCGGCAAGGGGGTCTATGTCGCGGCGGGGACGGCCGGCGCGGGCATCGACCAGGTCATCGAGCGGATGGAGGAGATGGAGAAGACCGAGTTCGAGGCGCGGCTGACGACCCGCTACGAGGATCAGAGCGCCGTCTTCCTGGTGCCGGCGTTCCTCTTCCTCGTCCTCTCCATGATCATCCGCCCGGGCAGCCGCCCGCGGCCGCCGGTGGCCGCTCGCGGCGGGCAGGCCGCGAAGCCGGCGGCGAGGGGGGCGAAGGCCGCCGCGCTGCTGCCCTTCCTCCTGCTGGCGTCGGCGCCGCTCCTCGGCGGCTGGCGCCTCCTCGAGTCGGAGGACCCCGCGGTGGAGGCCGGCAACCAGGCCTACGCCCGGGGCGACTACGACGACGCGGTGAAGGCCTACGACGACGCCCTCGGCCGGCTCTCCCGCCCCGAGGAGGGCGAGGCGCGGGCGCGGGTGCAGTTCAACAAGGGCACGGCGCTGGCGGCCAAGGGGGAGATGGACTCGGCCCGCAAGGAGCTGCAGGCGGCCCTCGCCGGCGCCGACGACGGCCTGAAGGCCACCGACTTCTACAACCTCGGCACGGGGCTGCTCACCACCGGTGATCCGAAGGGGGCCGCCGACGCCTTCATCCGCAGCCTGCAGATCGATCCGGCCAACGCCGCCGCCCGGCACAACCTCGAGCTCGCGCTGCGCGCCCTGAAAAAGGAGGAGCAGCCGCCCGAGAAGCAAGACGAGTCCTCCGACCAGAAGGAGCAGCAAGAGAGCGAGCAGTCCCAGGACGAGTCCGACCAGCAGCAGGAGAAGGAGCAGGCCGAGCAGAAGGAGGAGCAGGAGGGCGAGGGCCAGGAGCAGCAGGACGAGCAGGACTCGCAGGGGGAGCAGCAGGACGAGTCCGAGGGCCAGTCGAAGGAGCAGGAGCAGGACGCCGAGCAAGAGGGCCAGGACGACCAGAGCCGGGAGCAGCAGGAAGGCGAGCAGGGCGACCAGCAGCAGCAAGAGCAGCAGGGGGAGGGCGAGCAGCAGGAGAAGGGCCAGCCCGAGCAGGGCGGCGGTCAGGAGGAGAGCGCCCGCCAGCAGCAGCAGGAGGAGCAGCAGGGCGAGAGCCCGCGCCCCGACCCCGAGGAGCAGGAGGGGGAGCCCATGGAGGTGAAGGAGGCCCAGGCCGGCGAGGAGGGGGGCGACCAGAAGGCGCCGGCGAAGGGGGCCATCGCCTCCGAGGAGGCCGAGCGGATCCTCGACGCTCTCTCCCGGGGCGAGAAGCCCCTCCAGATGCAGCTCTTCCGGGTCGGCGAGTACGAGGAAGAGGAGCCCCTGCCCGGGGGGAAGGACTGGTGA
- a CDS encoding BatD family protein has translation MRRLLTSLLSGVIVAGLLWPGLAEAKGASFSASVSRDKLEVGETLTLEVTLTVEDRNKISQITLPGHEGFERISSTKSSQMSFSFGSGGQSLQQTEVHTLVLRPTKTGALTITPGVLVYDGKTYNTRSLVVTVLKVGQGPKPPAQPPGGGASPFGPGFGGGGSGQPDPYDPFAGFNPFDMLRGGGVAAGDDDIVLRATVDKKKVLLGEQITFYVQVLTRFDIADFPTFNLPKLDGFWVEDLASPKRITPTVKYIKGVPYRSYLIRRKALFPVQTGKVTIDPVEVEIATGLGFLRSGRTVTRRSKPIEIEVLPLPTEGRPEGFPSMNVGEWSFDASASADRVPLGQTLTLRLRASGEGNLDSLVLPTLEEVDGFKVYEPTEKVTPKIQGTRFGGTKVSEVVLVPQRSGTLRIPRLSLAHFDPERGQYFVRRSDPIEIEVSAGAGGQAALAGGAAAGNGAPKGPTNLLDPEGLRTIRYSSDLRRVQPEPWHGPVFAWVLALPLGLFLAFLLGDRVRDHLQRRAGADPGRKAQGLARAKLKAARKLRKKGAWGEAFAETERALLDYVAEKSRIPARGMPRPELSSRLLELGFEPEAVDALCTVLERAETARYSPGEPTAEQVDSLLEKAAEVLAALADGPSGEVAR, from the coding sequence ATGCGGCGCCTGCTCACGAGCCTGCTCTCGGGCGTGATCGTCGCCGGGCTGCTCTGGCCCGGCCTCGCCGAGGCGAAGGGCGCGTCCTTCTCGGCCAGCGTGAGCCGGGACAAGCTCGAGGTGGGCGAGACCCTCACCCTCGAGGTCACCCTCACCGTCGAGGATCGCAACAAGATCTCGCAGATCACCCTGCCGGGCCACGAGGGCTTCGAGCGGATCTCCTCGACCAAGTCGAGCCAGATGAGCTTCAGCTTCGGCTCCGGCGGACAGAGCCTGCAGCAGACCGAGGTCCACACCCTGGTGCTGCGGCCGACGAAGACCGGCGCGCTCACGATCACCCCGGGGGTGCTCGTCTACGACGGCAAGACCTACAACACCCGCTCCCTGGTGGTGACCGTGCTGAAGGTGGGGCAGGGGCCGAAGCCACCGGCGCAGCCCCCGGGCGGCGGCGCCAGCCCCTTCGGGCCGGGCTTCGGCGGCGGCGGGAGCGGCCAGCCCGACCCCTACGATCCCTTCGCGGGATTCAACCCCTTCGACATGCTCCGGGGGGGAGGCGTCGCGGCAGGCGACGACGACATCGTCCTGCGGGCCACCGTGGACAAGAAGAAGGTGCTCCTCGGGGAGCAGATCACCTTCTACGTGCAGGTGCTGACCCGCTTCGACATCGCGGACTTCCCCACCTTCAACCTGCCCAAGCTCGACGGGTTCTGGGTCGAGGACCTCGCGAGCCCCAAGCGGATCACGCCCACCGTGAAGTACATCAAGGGCGTCCCCTACCGCTCGTACCTCATCCGCCGCAAGGCGCTCTTCCCGGTGCAGACCGGCAAGGTGACCATCGACCCGGTGGAGGTGGAGATCGCCACCGGCCTCGGCTTCCTGCGCAGCGGCCGGACGGTGACCCGCCGCTCGAAGCCCATCGAGATCGAGGTGCTGCCCCTCCCCACCGAGGGCCGCCCCGAGGGCTTCCCCTCGATGAACGTCGGGGAGTGGAGCTTCGACGCCTCGGCCTCCGCCGACCGGGTCCCCCTCGGCCAGACCCTCACCCTGCGGCTGCGGGCCAGCGGCGAGGGCAACCTCGACTCCCTGGTGCTGCCCACCCTGGAGGAGGTCGACGGCTTCAAGGTCTACGAGCCCACCGAGAAGGTGACGCCGAAGATCCAGGGCACGCGCTTCGGCGGCACCAAGGTCTCCGAGGTGGTGCTGGTGCCGCAGCGCAGCGGCACCCTGCGCATCCCCCGCCTCTCGCTGGCCCACTTCGATCCCGAGCGGGGGCAGTACTTCGTGCGCCGCAGCGATCCCATCGAGATCGAGGTGAGCGCCGGCGCCGGGGGTCAGGCGGCCCTGGCCGGCGGAGCCGCCGCCGGGAACGGCGCCCCCAAGGGGCCCACCAACCTCCTCGACCCCGAGGGCCTGCGCACCATCCGCTACTCCTCCGATCTGCGGCGCGTCCAGCCCGAGCCCTGGCACGGGCCGGTCTTCGCCTGGGTGCTCGCGCTGCCCCTCGGGCTCTTCCTGGCCTTCCTCCTGGGCGATCGCGTCCGGGACCACCTCCAGCGCCGCGCCGGGGCGGACCCGGGGCGCAAGGCCCAGGGGCTGGCCCGCGCCAAGCTGAAGGCCGCCCGCAAGCTCCGGAAGAAGGGGGCCTGGGGTGAGGCCTTCGCCGAGACCGAGCGGGCGCTCCTCGACTACGTCGCGGAGAAGAGCCGCATCCCCGCCCGCGGCATGCCCCGCCCCGAGCTCTCCTCGCGGCTGCTGGAGCTGGGCTTCGAGCCCGAGGCGGTCGACGCCCTCTGCACCGTCCTCGAGCGCGCCGAGACGGCCCGCTACTCGCCTGGCGAGCCCACCGCCGAGCAGGTGGACAGCCTGCTGGAGAAGGCCGCCGAGGTGCTGGCGGCCCTCGCCGACGGCCCCTCGGGGGAGGTGGCGCGATGA
- a CDS encoding tetratricopeptide repeat protein, translating to MTLRNRAALAAPLAAALLAVQPLAWAQGEAPAEAPGGGAAAATSPRTPAEAELLFRRANDTFLSGAPAEAARLYTLLVEAGFGSADVHYNLGTAALKAGDLGVAVLAFERALRADPGHEDARANLEAALERNVDEVVGADEGPPFFERLARRLPVAPIAWGFAGAWVLLFGGLLLRRLQRLRGLATTAAVLGGVASLLLGAALADLYWYRETVHRAVVTAPAVSVRKGPAPRFETAFEIHQGLVVRALEADGPYLRVQLANGLEGWVRRTDVEPIGRAGLHSP from the coding sequence ATGACCCTCCGGAATCGGGCCGCGCTCGCGGCGCCGCTCGCCGCTGCCCTCCTGGCGGTCCAGCCCCTGGCGTGGGCACAGGGCGAGGCGCCGGCCGAGGCCCCGGGCGGCGGGGCGGCGGCGGCCACCTCTCCCCGGACACCGGCCGAGGCCGAGCTGCTCTTCCGGCGCGCCAACGACACCTTCCTCTCCGGCGCTCCGGCGGAGGCCGCCCGCCTCTACACCCTGCTGGTCGAGGCGGGCTTCGGCAGCGCCGACGTGCACTACAACCTCGGCACCGCCGCCCTGAAGGCGGGGGATCTGGGGGTCGCCGTCCTGGCCTTCGAGCGGGCGCTGCGGGCGGACCCGGGGCACGAGGACGCCCGGGCCAACCTGGAGGCGGCGCTGGAGCGGAACGTCGACGAGGTGGTGGGCGCCGACGAGGGGCCGCCCTTCTTCGAGCGCCTGGCCCGGCGCCTGCCGGTGGCGCCCATCGCCTGGGGCTTCGCCGGGGCCTGGGTGCTCCTCTTCGGCGGGCTGCTCCTGCGGCGCCTCCAGCGGCTGCGCGGCCTGGCCACCACCGCCGCCGTCCTGGGGGGGGTGGCCTCCCTCCTCCTGGGCGCGGCGCTGGCCGATCTCTACTGGTACCGCGAGACCGTGCACCGGGCGGTGGTCACCGCGCCCGCGGTGAGCGTGCGCAAGGGGCCGGCGCCCCGCTTCGAGACGGCCTTCGAGATCCACCAGGGGCTGGTGGTGCGCGCGCTGGAGGCCGACGGCCCCTACCTGCGGGTGCAGCTGGCCAACGGCCTCGAGGGCTGGGTGCGACGAACGGACGTGGAGCCCATCGGCCGTGCGGGGTTACACTCTCCCTAG
- a CDS encoding response regulator, which translates to MDTESYRILLVEDEPVIQELVSSMLGGEIRGRNVELRVVANGAEAVPAAKRMLPDLVLLDIVLPSLDGIAVCRLINADPALGHTRVCMLTARASARDHQDAEAAGADAYVEKPFKGMDLIELVENLLTGEAFR; encoded by the coding sequence ATGGACACCGAGAGCTACCGGATCCTCCTGGTGGAGGACGAGCCTGTGATCCAGGAGCTGGTCTCCAGCATGCTGGGGGGCGAGATCCGCGGTCGCAACGTCGAGCTGAGGGTCGTGGCGAACGGCGCCGAGGCCGTACCGGCGGCGAAGCGGATGCTGCCCGACCTGGTCCTGCTGGACATCGTCCTCCCGAGCCTGGACGGCATCGCGGTCTGCCGCCTGATCAATGCCGATCCCGCCCTGGGCCACACCCGGGTCTGCATGCTCACCGCCAGGGCGAGCGCCCGCGATCACCAGGACGCCGAGGCCGCCGGCGCCGACGCCTACGTCGAGAAGCCCTTCAAGGGGATGGATCTGATCGAGCTGGTGGAGAACCTCCTCACCGGCGAGGCCTTCCGCTGA
- a CDS encoding RNA methyltransferase: MSFPAGSVTVVLHQTRSPVNVGSAARACANFGLTRILLADPSGFDLAHARRVAAGAAEVLEQAMVSPALEEAWGNFSRVVATTARVRHGDRSVGPTEAARYILEQQAAGERVALLFGNESSGLPGWAIRKAHLVSRIETHEAAPALNLAQAVLLHGWELARLRAEAEAPAPPPEASEAGTEPLDPRVLERIRTEARALLLEVDFLDPQSPDRILNELERVLLHGHPNQREGGMIVSLLRRLQYRIGAG; encoded by the coding sequence TTGAGCTTCCCCGCCGGCTCGGTCACGGTGGTCCTCCACCAGACGCGCTCGCCGGTGAACGTGGGCTCGGCCGCCCGCGCCTGCGCCAACTTCGGCCTCACCCGGATCCTGCTGGCCGACCCCTCCGGCTTCGACCTGGCCCACGCCCGGCGGGTGGCCGCCGGCGCCGCCGAGGTCCTGGAGCAGGCCATGGTCTCGCCGGCCCTCGAGGAGGCCTGGGGCAACTTCAGCCGGGTGGTGGCGACCACCGCCCGCGTGCGCCACGGGGATCGCAGCGTCGGCCCCACCGAGGCGGCCCGCTACATCCTCGAGCAGCAGGCCGCGGGTGAGCGCGTCGCCCTCCTCTTCGGCAACGAGAGCAGCGGGCTGCCCGGCTGGGCGATCCGCAAGGCGCACCTGGTCTCCCGGATCGAGACCCACGAGGCCGCGCCCGCCCTCAACCTGGCCCAGGCCGTGCTCCTCCACGGCTGGGAGCTGGCCCGCCTGCGGGCGGAGGCCGAGGCCCCCGCCCCTCCGCCGGAGGCGAGCGAGGCCGGGACCGAGCCCCTCGACCCCCGGGTCCTCGAGCGCATCCGCACCGAGGCCCGGGCCCTCCTGCTGGAGGTCGACTTCCTCGATCCCCAGAGCCCCGACCGCATCCTGAACGAGCTGGAGCGGGTGCTGCTCCACGGCCACCCCAACCAGCGGGAGGGGGGGATGATCGTCTCCCTCCTGCGCCGCCTGCAGTACCGGATCGGCGCTGGTTGA
- a CDS encoding CapA family protein, whose translation MTSILLALLALNPSADLAAGKAALRAKDPDAAKAALQRCVTAAPESVDCHWELGWAHWLSRDWDATVESWEVVERLAPDHPELERYLGEARGQQKLRAELKAEEAAAPTLPPAAAAPGGPAAGALDSPLPMKLRLRAVGDVMLGTDFPAGHLPPEDGARMLTAVEALMRDADLTFINLEGPLCDSGETRKCAKGGNCYAFRTPTRYGKFLKAAGADLASTANNHSGDFGEECRRETEATLDGLGIAWSGPPGSIATADAGGLRVAMIAFHTSGATNNVNDHQTAQALVKRAQRGHDLVIVSFHGGAEGKKALHVPEGGESFYGENRGDLRKFARAVIDAGADLVLGHGPHVPRGMELYQDRLIAYSLGNFATYGRFNLSGPLALGYVLEVELASDGRFEGGRIFSTRQEGKGVPVLDEHGEAAQLIRKLSREDFGERGVRVAKDGRILRPAG comes from the coding sequence ATGACCTCGATCCTCCTCGCCCTGCTCGCCCTGAACCCCTCCGCCGACCTGGCCGCAGGCAAGGCCGCCCTGCGCGCCAAGGATCCGGACGCCGCGAAGGCCGCCCTGCAGCGCTGCGTCACGGCCGCCCCCGAGAGCGTCGACTGCCACTGGGAGCTGGGCTGGGCCCACTGGCTCTCCCGGGACTGGGACGCCACCGTCGAGAGCTGGGAGGTGGTCGAGCGCCTGGCGCCGGACCACCCGGAGCTCGAGCGCTACCTGGGCGAGGCCCGCGGCCAGCAGAAGCTCCGCGCCGAGCTGAAGGCCGAGGAGGCCGCCGCGCCCACCCTGCCACCGGCCGCCGCCGCGCCGGGCGGGCCGGCCGCCGGGGCCCTCGACTCGCCCCTGCCGATGAAGCTGCGCCTGCGGGCGGTGGGGGACGTCATGCTCGGCACCGACTTCCCGGCGGGTCACCTCCCCCCCGAGGACGGGGCCCGGATGCTCACGGCCGTCGAGGCCCTGATGCGCGACGCGGACCTCACCTTCATCAACCTCGAGGGCCCCCTCTGCGACTCGGGCGAGACCCGGAAGTGCGCCAAGGGGGGCAACTGCTACGCCTTCCGGACCCCCACCCGCTACGGCAAGTTCCTGAAGGCCGCCGGCGCCGACCTGGCCTCGACGGCCAACAACCACAGCGGGGACTTCGGGGAGGAGTGCCGCCGCGAGACCGAGGCCACCCTCGACGGGCTGGGCATCGCCTGGTCGGGGCCGCCGGGGAGCATCGCCACCGCCGACGCCGGGGGCCTGCGGGTGGCGATGATCGCCTTCCACACCTCGGGCGCGACCAACAACGTGAACGATCACCAGACAGCCCAGGCGCTGGTGAAGCGAGCCCAGCGCGGCCACGATCTGGTGATCGTCTCCTTCCACGGCGGGGCCGAGGGCAAGAAGGCGCTCCACGTCCCCGAGGGTGGGGAGAGCTTCTACGGAGAGAACCGCGGTGACCTGCGCAAGTTCGCCCGGGCGGTGATCGACGCCGGCGCCGATCTGGTCCTCGGGCACGGGCCGCACGTGCCCCGGGGGATGGAGCTCTACCAGGACCGCCTCATCGCCTACTCCCTGGGCAACTTCGCCACCTACGGTCGCTTCAACCTGTCGGGGCCCCTGGCGCTGGGCTACGTCCTGGAGGTCGAGCTGGCCTCGGACGGCCGCTTCGAGGGCGGCCGGATCTTCTCGACCCGCCAGGAGGGCAAGGGCGTGCCCGTCCTCGACGAGCACGGCGAGGCCGCCCAGCTGATCCGCAAGCTCTCCCGGGAGGACTTCGGCGAGCGCGGCGTGCGAGTGGCCAAGGACGGCCGGATCCTGAGGCCCGCAGGATGA